Proteins encoded by one window of Aspergillus puulaauensis MK2 DNA, chromosome 4, nearly complete sequence:
- a CDS encoding MOSC domain-containing protein (COG:S;~EggNog:ENOG410PM3D;~InterPro:IPR005302,IPR005303;~PFAM:PF03476,PF03473;~SECRETED:SignalP(1-22);~go_function: GO:0003824 - catalytic activity [Evidence IEA];~go_function: GO:0030151 - molybdenum ion binding [Evidence IEA];~go_function: GO:0030170 - pyridoxal phosphate binding [Evidence IEA]), translating into MTPIFAAFLLLCFLATTPFLLRRILGPKPLRALLNRNDTPSQEPSEIISLRVYPIKSCRGFETLATKQCITGLDLDRRWMIVDAVTHVFLTIRQIPEMTLVTTGLSPNGESLLLSTTDETGNKGDTIAIPSHPDEAWLAQHTTLSSDIKIWDAVTDGYVYNPETGVNQMFSTFLNRPVVLVYKGPTPRVLKGNGDPRVLGRVQDTNFPDVLPVLIASQASIGELNGRLKAHGHEEITIERFRPNIIIREREGAAWVEDSWKTIRVSEPVEANPGSGSDGTLLEKGNRAEKALTFDIVARCGRCQVPNVDPETAVKHKNQPWDTLMSYRRVDEGLKYKPCFGMLGVPREEGEIRVGMRFDVLEETSEHRYIKGF; encoded by the coding sequence ATGACACCAATATTCGCAgcatttcttctgctttgcttcctcgCAACAACCCCATTCCTTCTCCGGCGCATCCTTGGTCCCAAACCTCTCCGCGCCCTGCTCAATCGCAATGACACACCCTCCCAAGAACCCAGTGAAATCATCTCCCTCCGCGTGTACCCCATAAAATCATGCCGCGGATTCGAAACATTAGCAACAAAGCAATGCATAACAGGTCTCGACCTTGACCGCCGCTGGATGATCGTTGACGCAGTAACCCACGTCTTCCTAACCATCCGCCAGATCCCGGAGATGACACTCGTCACAACAGGCCTAAGTCCCAATGGCGAgtctctcctcctctctaCCACCGATGAGACAGGCAATAAGGGAGATACAATCGCCATCCCGTCCCACCCAGACGAAGCCTGGCTAGCGCAGCATACGACCCTATCCTCAGACATAAAGATCTGGGACGCCGTTACAGACGGATATGTCTACAATCCTGAAACCGGTGTGAATCAGATGTTTTCTACGTTCCTGAACCGCCCTGTTGTCCTGGTTTACAAGGGCCCTACGCCGCGGGTCCTAAAGGGGAATGGGGATCCCAGGGTCCTCGGCCGTGTCCAGGATACGAATTTCCCGGATGTGCTCCCTGTGCTTATTGCATCACAGGCGTCGATTGGTGAGTTGAATGGACGGCTCAAGGCGCATGGGCATGAGGAGATTACTATTGAGCGGTTTCGGCCGAATATCATTATCCGGGAGCGTGAGGGGGCCGCTTGGGTTGAGGATTCGTGGAAGACGATTAGGGTTTCGGAGCCTGTCGAGGCTAaccctggttctggttctgatgGGACTTTGCTTGAGAAGGGGAATCGTGCAGAGAAGGCGCTGACGTTTGACATTGTGGCGAGGTGTGGCAGGTGTCAGGTGCCTAATGTTGATCCGGAGACGGCGGTGAAGCATAAAAACCAGCCGTGGGATACATTGATGAGTTATAggagggttgatgagggGCTCAAGTATAAACCTTGCTTTGGGATGTTGGGGGTgccgagggaggagggggagatcAGAGTTGGGATGCGGTTTGATGTTTTGGAGGAGACGAGTGAGCATCGATATATTAAGGGGTTTTAA
- the POL5 gene encoding DNA-directed DNA polymerase POL5 (BUSCO:EOG09260M44;~COG:L;~EggNog:ENOG410PFQC;~InterPro:IPR016024,IPR007015;~PFAM:PF04931;~go_component: GO:0005730 - nucleolus [Evidence IEA];~go_function: GO:0003677 - DNA binding [Evidence IEA];~go_function: GO:0008134 - transcription factor binding [Evidence IEA];~go_process: GO:0006355 - regulation of transcription, DNA-templated [Evidence IEA]) has translation MAPHHAGSRKRRREPINVNTKLVEIYEDLASENDEVRLRAAQALVSQFTPDKNPEDEQIQKTLQRLFRGLCSSRKAARIGFSIALTEVLSQVFAAGVERPSAALDVPGVLGIWESVSNAAASESKQEQKDHHFGRLFGAEAIIKSSILFSPRALFPEWKKVLGLVFDLAKKKPWIREECGWIVYRCIHDISSQKADAKLVETALQILCSNDLARTPEGVAIWLAAKDRFPGISFPSKVWKHDDPLDSKERNQLVKAMKESSSADSEGEGEKGAKASGVWNSKLHFAWDAALLSLNSTAKQSSKSKGSASRLSFADFWTEVVDNGLFASASSEERKYWGFLLFIKVINEHSLELASHVFTKNLVRCLTNQLAVEDRYLHRMAVKAAKAIQSRVSKEPEFAAASIDGLMGSAGAVNFDQITKTKTVEKIVAEANLDALNAILPLFEKLVASPGTSDSKAAASNRQVLAGLMLSVVRARVSASDAADAGSEAALERILFTFARFAYFTSEDEKSGAQPPFTQQSQELFRSRINSSLNSIIAAQKHAATLPYAVVRKIRDAAKSEEFGKFIITMDDTLKDSVKGAFKALKKLSSSETSAAGVDAFKLLYSMTILQVYNGDADAASMLEELDFCYNKIFGDKKSKKEEETSEASDALVEILLSFASKPSQLFRRMSEQVFAAFAPNVTATGLESLTSILEAKESLAGQQEMFDQQDDEEDVEGDEDEDEDMIDVDEEDSDVEVVNPEDDNASSASEGEGEGEEGNDEDAAEIAAFEAKLASALGTHRADQDLKEEESESDEDMNDDEMDEVDTQLAKVFKARHDALSKKQDKKDAKETMVNFKNRVLDLLEIYVKKCHSSILALDLILPLLRLTRRSSVKQISNKANSVLREYTKLCKGTSVPALEPDSVEPVWELLKAIHGDAMHSGPPTHGSGCSQASLLVVKVLTAHDKDAVKGIVDVYGETRKSQLLSSKCHVQPTFFTDWNNWCVSASRAMKN, from the exons ATGGCGCCTCACCACGCCGGCTCCAGAAAGCGGCGCCGTGAGCCCATCAACGTCAACACCAAGCTGGTAGAAATATATGAAGACCTCGCTAGCGAAAACGACGAGGTCAGGCTTAGGGCGGCGCAGGCGCTTGTCTCGCAATTCACCCCGGATAAGAATCCCGAGGATgagcagatccagaagaCCTTGCAGAGACTCTTCCGTGGGCTTTGCAGTAGTCGCAAAGCTGCGCGCATTGGGTTCTCGATTGCGTTGACGGAAGTGCTTTCGCAGGTTTTTGCTGCGGGGGTGGAGAGGCCTTCGGCTGCTTTGGATGTCCCTGGTGTTTTGGGAATCTGGGAGTCTGTCTCGAACGCGGCGGCGAGTGAGTCCAAGCAG GAACAAAAAGATCATCATTTTGGCCGTCTTTTCGGTGCAGAGGCTATCATTAAGTCTTCTATTCTTTTCAGCCCTAGGGCTTTGTTCCCTGAATGGAAGAAGGTCCTGGGGTTGGTCTTTGACTTGGCTAAGAAGAAGCCTTGGATTAGGGAAGAGTGTGGCTGGATTGTGTATCGTTGCATTCATGACATTTCATCCCAGAAGGCCGACGCCAAACTAGTTGAGACTGCCCTTCAGATTTTGTGTTCCAACGACCTGGCGCGAACACCGGAGGGTGTTGCCATTTGGCTGGCTGCTAAGGATCGATTCCCTGGAATTAGCTTCCCTAGCAAAGTGTGGAAACATGATGATCCACTGGACTCGAAGGAGAGGAACCAGCTGGTAAAGGCCATGAAAGAATCTTCGAGTGCTGATTCTGAGGgtgagggggagaagggcgCAAAGGCATCTGGCGTGTGGAATTCGAAGCTTCACTTTGCTTGGGATGCTGCCTTGCTTAGCCTAAACAGCACTGCGAAGCAGTCTTCCAAGTCTAAGGGCTCAGCTAGCCGCCTTAGCTTTGCCGATTTCTGGACTGAGGTTGTTGATA ATGGACTCTTCGCCTCGGCTTCATCTGAAGAACGGAAGTACTGGGGATTTCTTCTCTTTATCAAAGTGATCAACGAGCACAGCTTAGAACTGGCTTCTCACGTATTCACGAAGAATCTGGTTCGATGTCTCACGAACCAGCTCGCAGTCGAGGACCGATACCTGCACCGGATGGCAGTCAAGGCTGCAAAAGCCATCCAGTCCCGCGTATCGAAGGAGCCCGAGTTCGCTGCTGCATCTATCGATGGCCTCATGGGCTCCGCAGGCGCTGTGAACTTCGACCAAATCACCAAGACCAAAACCGTGGAGAAGATTGTGGCCGAGGCTAACCTGGACGCATTGAACGCGATCCTACCTCTGTTCGAGAAGCTCGTTGCGTCCCCTGGAACAAGCGACAGCAAGGCTGCCGCCTCAAACCGACAGGTCCTGGCTGGTTTGATGTTGTCGGTGGTTCGGGCTCGTGTGTCGGCTAGCGATGCAGCAGACGCGGGTTCCGAGGCCGCGCTCGAGCGGATCCTATTTACATTCGCTCGCTTCGCGTATTTTACGAGTGAGGATGAAAAAAGCGGTGCGCAGCCGCCGTTTACCCAACAATCGCAGGAGCTGTTCCGGAGTAGGATCAATTCATCTctcaacagcatcatcgccgcccaGAAGCATGCTGCTACCCTACCGTATGCGGTTGTCCGCAAGATCCGCGATGCAGCCAAGTCCGAGGAGTTTGGCAAGTTCATTATCACCATGGATGACACTCTTAAGGATTCCGTGAAGGGTGCGTTCAAGGCGCTGAAGAAACTATCGAGCTCG GAAACCTCCGCAGCTGGTGTCGACGCATTCAAACTTCTCTACTCCATGACAATCCTTCAAGTCTACAACGGTGACGCAGACGCCGCGTCCATGCTCGAGGAACTCGATTTCTGCTACAACAAGATTTTCGGGGACAAGAAGtcaaagaaggaagaagagaccTCGGAAGCCTCAGACGCCCTGGTTGAGATTCTTCTCAGTTTCGCTTCTAAGCCCTCCCAGCTTTTCCGTCGTATGAGTGAGCAGGTCTTCGCAGCGTTCGCACCGAATGTCACTGCAACCGGGTTGGAATCTTTGACCTCG ATCCTGGAAGCGAAAGAGAGTCTCGCCGGTCAACAAGAGATGTTCGACCAgcaagacgacgaagaggacgttgagggagacgaagacgaagacgaagacatgATAgacgtcgacgaagaagacagcGACGTTGAAGTTGTAAATCCGGAAGATGACAACGCCTCGTCCGCatcagaaggagaaggagaaggggaagagggcAACGATGAAGACGCCGCCGAGATTGCCGCCTTTGAAGCAAAACTGGCCTCAGCACTCGGCACGCACCGCGCGGACCAAGAcctcaaggaagaagaatccGAGTCTGACGAAGACATGAACGAcgacgagatggacgaggTCGACACGCAGTTGGCCAAGGTCTTTAAGGCACGCCACGACGCTCTaagcaagaagcaggacaagaaggacgcAAAGGAGACAATGGTGAATTTCAAGAACCGcgtgctggatcttcttgagATCTACGTGAAGAAGTGCCACTCGTCTATCCTTGCTTTGGATCTTATTCTCCCGCTACTACGACTAACGCGGCGCTCCTCGGTGAAGCAGATTAGCAACAAGGCTAATTCTGTGCTTCGTGAGTATACGAAGCTCTGTAAGGGGACTTCGGTCCCGGCTCTTGAACCAGACTCTGTTGAGCCTGTTTGGGAGTTGTTGAAGGCCATCCATGGCGACGCAATGCATAGTGGGCCGCCGACGCATGGGTCTGGCTGTAGCCAGGCAAGTCTGCTTGTTGTCAAGGTTTTGACGGCGCACGACAAGGATGCTGTCAAAGGGATTGTGGATGTTTATGGtgagacgaggaagagccagCTTCTTAGTTCGAAGTGCCATGTGCAGCCGACATTTTTTACGGATTGGAACAACTGGTGTGTTTCGGCGAGTCGGGCGATGAAGAACTGA
- the nimT gene encoding putative tyrosine protein phosphatase MIH1 (BUSCO:EOG09262FE3;~COG:D;~EggNog:ENOG410PI8H;~InterPro:IPR001763,IPR000751,IPR036873;~PFAM:PF00581;~go_function: GO:0004725 - protein tyrosine phosphatase activity [Evidence IEA];~go_process: GO:0006470 - protein dephosphorylation [Evidence IEA];~go_process: GO:1902751 - positive regulation of cell cycle G2/M phase transition [Evidence IEA]) translates to MEHSSPLAAMQPPSVLLGHCFRSDAPSSYHGFSPLPGLGGSGFNFKDLSMKRSQGDYFGTKSFRGSSPTASLAADLSQNFHIDQSPQVATPRRSLFSACLFGNGNRHEDAMTTPPLPSSPAPAMDIMDMSPLPHKPPFTSTPGIELDSPMLESSPMDTSMMSNADSLVPESPTVPLKDGQQERRRPTFLRPSLARSKAQSFQLGMTKPAPESQGPPFKFQTSASSGVAASLEDMFNESPQRERPLIRNNSSCGLSSSRLRPSLGSCGSHVRGNGSPSAASIRKSSHPHMRPRKQCRRSLSMFEHPEDVIADSEASYTSNAPLQSISDFEETQALQLPHFIPEEKADNLPRINKATLVDIKDGRYNEKFDSIMIIDCRFEYEYDGGHIVGAINYNDKENLAAQLFASPQPRTAIVFHCEYSVHRAPLMAKFIRHRDRAYNVDQYPQLSYPDMYILEGGYSSFFAEHRSLCFPQNYVEMSAKEHEFACERGLGKVKQRSKLSRAQTFAFGQQSPEMEDSPTGRCRNNPGDRKLLASPFNDSPASRLSGRRMLSY, encoded by the exons ATGGAACATTCATCACCATTGGCTGCCATGCAGCCTCCATCTGTACTGCTTGGACATTGCTTTCGCTCGGATGCACCGTCGTCCTACCATGGATTTAGTCCTTTGCCAGGGCTCGGTGGGAGTGGATTCAACTTCAAAGACTTGTCTATGAAGAGATCTCAAGGTGACTATTTCGGTACGAAATCGTTTCGGGGCTCATCCCCAACAGCGAGCCTCGCTGCGGATCTGTCCCAAAACTTTCACATCGACCAGAG CCCTCAGGTTGCTACGCCACGACGGTCTTTGTTCTCTGCGTGTTTGTTCGGGAATGGAAATAGACACG AAGATGCGATGACTACTCCTCCGCTCCCATCTTCACCTGCTCCCGCGATGGATATCATGGACATGTCTCCGTTGCCTCACAAGCCACCATTCACCAGCACACCTGGAATCGAGCTGGACTCTCCTATGCTCGAGAGCTCCCCAATGGACACGAGTATGATGTCGAATGCCGATAGCCTCGTCCCCGAGTCACCTACGGTACCACTGAAGGATGGACAACAAGA GAGAAGACGCCCGACGTTTTTACGGCCCAGCCTGGCCAGGAGCAAAGCGCAGTCCTTTCAGCTGGGAATGACGAAGCCCGCCCCTGAGAGCCAAGGACCCCCATTCAAATTCCAGACCAGCGCTTCGTCGGGTGTAGCAGCGTCTCTGGAAGACATGTTCAATGAGTCACCCCAGCGTGAACGACCCTTGATCCGGAATAATTCTTCCTGTGGTCTCTCCAGTTCGAGATTAAGGCCGTCCTTAGGGAGCTGTGGAAGCCACGTCCGTGGAAATGGATCACCATCGGCCGCTTCAATCCGCAAGAGTTCTCACCCCCACATGCGCCCCCGAAAGCAATGTAGACGATCATTGAGCATGTTTGAACATCCCGAGGATGTTATTGCCGACAGCGAGGCCTCTTATACATCAAATGCACCACTCCAGTCCATCAGCGACTTCGAAGAAACACAGGCTCTGCAGCTTCCTCACTTCATTCCTGAAGAGAAGGCAGACAACTTACCTCGCATTAACAAGGCTACCCTCGTGGATATCAAGGATGGGAGATACAATGAAAAGTTCGACAGCATCATGATCATCGACTGCCGGTTCGAATATGAGTACGATGGCGGGCACATCGTTGGAGCTATTAATTACAATGACAAAGAGAACCTGGCCGCACAACTATTCGCGAGCCCCCAACCTCGGACTGCGATAGTCTTCCACTGCGAGTATTCCGTTCACAGAGCCCCCCTTATGGCCAAGTTTATTCGACACCGGGATCGTGCTTATAACGTGGACCAGTATCCGCAACTGTCTTACCCTGATATGTATATCCTTGAAGGAGGCTACAGTAGTTTCTTTGCTGAGCATCGATCTCTGTGTTTCCCTCAAAACTATGTCGAAATGTCCGCCAAAGAGCACGAGTTTGCTTGTGAACGCGGCCTTGGGAAAGTTAAGCAACGATCCAAGTTGAGCCGGGCCCAAACCTTCGCCTTTGGCCAGCAGTCCCCTGAAATGGAGGATAGCCCCACGGGAAGGTGCCGAAACAACCCTGGTGATCGCAAGCTTCTCGCTTCTCCATTCAACGACAGTCCTGCCTCTCGCCTCTCCGGTCGCCGTATGCTCTCATACTAA
- a CDS encoding uncharacterized protein (TransMembrane:2 (i35-52o86-105i)): MTIPVFGVLFAFKIIERHIQRTLGSRNVAYLRSKLTLTCFCFYFILFSFTFTPNDTPPEISGYRDGSKTSDTTATSLEQLFSTHRLQSACVILLEPTLSLILLCLQRILHGPPIRLDTSSSYFYDTSSASIFFSKTFLFDLPSFNPPPRFRV, encoded by the coding sequence ATGACAATACCGGTGTTTGGGGTTCTATTTGCATTCAAGATCATCGAAAGACACATCCAGCGGACACTCGGCTCGAGGAACGTCGCGTATTTACGGTCCAAACTCACACTCACTTGTTTctgtttttattttattttattttctttcaCCTTCACACCAAACGATACTCCACCTGAGATCTCGGGTTACCGAGATGGATCCAAAACATCTGATACGACAGCTACATCACTAGAACAGCTCTTCAGCACGCATCGCTTGCAATCCGCCTGCGTTATTTTACTTGAACCAACTCTCTCCCTAATTCTCCTATGTCTCCAACGAATACTTCACGGACCCCCAATACGCTTGGACACCTCGTCGAGTTACTTCTATGATACCTCATCCGCAagcattttcttttccaaaACGTTTCTTTTTGACCTACCGTCTTTTAATCCGCCGCCCCGTTTTCGTGTATAA
- the sld5 gene encoding putative GINS DNA replication complex subunit Sld5 (BUSCO:EOG09264VZ7;~COG:L;~EggNog:ENOG410PMSF;~InterPro:IPR031633,IPR038749,IPR021151,IPR036224, IPR008591;~PFAM:PF05916,PF16922;~go_process: GO:0006261 - DNA-dependent DNA replication [Evidence IEA]) yields the protein MEIDDILASVDHSDVSSPESTALDHQLLTRFWVAERTAPELLPWPARLMDRMMERVRHQIETIEDLAAASSDPAASASNATATATLTLSILQTDLSRTQYLLRSLLRQRLSKLTKHSMYYLLLSSSSPAPIPPPASGSTEAKLQQPEDSVPVPDPESLPSKSPLSPSEANFIYTHQTLLARHFGSSFLSSFPPQLRRLDDNAGGTSMVQGPDTREALFVRCLAEEVLVVAPPGDGVDEEVSAATMKMGDVWVVRWEGIRKAWERGDVEVL from the exons ATGGAAATCGACGACATTCTCGCCTCCGTTGACCACTCTGATGTCTCCAGCCCAGAGTCCACGGCACTCGATCACCAACTCCTCACGCGCTTCTGGGTCGCGGAGCGCACCGCCCCCGAGCTCTTACCCTGGCCAGCGCGCCTCATGGACCGAATGATGGAACGCGTACGGCATCAG ATCGAAACAATCGAAgacctcgccgccgcctcctcagACCCAGCCGCCTCCGCAAGCAacgcaaccgcaacagcaacacTCACCCTCTCAATCCTCCAAACCGATCTCTCGCGCACCCAATACCTCCTGCgctccctcctccgccaacgGCTCTCAAAACTCACAAAACACAGCATGTACTACCTCCTCCTttcgtcctcctcaccagcaccaaTCCCACCCCCCGCCTCAGGCTCCACGGAAGCAAAGCTCCAACAACCTGAGGACTCAGTCCCCGTGCCAGACCCTGAATCCCTCCCTTCAAAGTCGCCGCTGTCGCCATCTGAAGCAAACTTCATATACACGCACCAGACGCTCCTGGCGCGGCACTTCGGGTCGAGTTTTCTTTCGTCGTTTCCGCCGCAGTTGAGACGGTTGGATGATAATGCCGGTGGGACGAGTATGGTTCAGGGACCGGATACTCGGGAGGCATTGTTTGTGAGATGTCTTGCCGAGGAGGTGCTTGTTGTTGCTCCGCctggggatggggttgacgaggaggttAGCGcggcgacgatgaagatgggcGATGTCTGGGTTGTTAGGTGGGAGGGGATTAGGAAGGCgtgggagaggggagatGTGGAGGTTTTATGA
- the CUL3 gene encoding cullin family protein (COG:O;~EggNog:ENOG410PFEU;~InterPro:IPR036317,IPR036388,IPR001373,IPR019559, IPR036390,IPR016159,IPR016158,IPR016157;~PFAM:PF10557,PF00888;~go_component: GO:0031461 - cullin-RING ubiquitin ligase complex [Evidence IEA];~go_function: GO:0031625 - ubiquitin protein ligase binding [Evidence IEA];~go_process: GO:0006511 - ubiquitin-dependent protein catabolic process [Evidence IEA]), producing the protein MSLRARQKIRAPRRGFATSGTDGFESNWKDLSSSLARIHTKDASDLSFEQLYRNSYNIVLIQRGDDLYERTKQLEKEWLCGEVKKRVVAGISPGLLLAKEIVDMQDQATERRAAGEKFLTALKEAWEDHQLCMQMITDVLMYMDRVVVGRKVSIYSAAMALFRDHVLRSSIQSDEATTVDDVLKSTVLFMIQLERSGHMVDRPLIRHCIYMLEGLYETEAEEESSKLYLTSFEPEFLETSTAFYQAEGKRLLGTVDAATFCGVAFDRIAEEKERCLYTLSHLSEPKIKDVLDNELIRNNLAEVINFEGTGVRVMLDHDRIDTLSKVYALSARVDPKKPHLTAAIQKRVVEMGREINAASTAFSQASTTAKSTGADAGQKRDKDKEREKEKEKEKEKEKEKEKPVNQLTTSAIKWVDDILALKKKFDDIWKGAFQSDQVLQSAITASFSDFINSTPRSSEFLSLFFDENLKKGIKGKTETEVDTLLDSGITLLRYIKDKDLFEAYYKKHLSRRLLMKRSVSMDAERQMISKMKMEVGNQFTQRLEAMFRDMTISEELTGSYKQHVQRMGDPDQKRLDLDINVLTSTMWPMEIMSSTRDGHIEPPCIFPKEVEIVKQSFEKFYLSKHSGRKLSWQSSMGTADIRATFQKSNGKTQRHELNVSTYAMVVLLLFNDVPTGESLTYEEIQARTRIPDNDLIRNLQSLAVAPKTRVLKKDPMSKDVKPTDKFYFNNDFQSPFLKVRIGVVSGSGNKVENQDQRKETEKKMSEERGASIEAAVVRIMKQRKKLIHSNLISEVLGQLSTRFVPDVNMVKRRIESLIDREYLERIAEEPPTYGYVA; encoded by the exons ATGTCTTTGAGAGCAAGGCAGAAGATCCGCGCTCCCCGAAGG GGCTTTGCGACGAGCGGAACAGACGGTTTCGAATCGAATTGGAAGGACTTGTCAAGTTCTCTGGCAAGAATCCACACCAAGGATGCCTCGGACCTGTCCTTCGAGCAACTTTACCGCAATTCATACAACATCGTTCTGATCCAGCGCGGAGACGATTTATATGAACGAACGAAACAACTCGAGAAAGAATGGCTGTGCGGAGAGGTAAAAAAGCGAGTTGTCGCTGGGATTTCTCCTGGCCTTCTGCttgcgaaggagattgtTGATATGCAGGACCAGGCTACTGAGAGGCGGGCGGCCGGAGAGAAGTTTCTCACGGCATTGAAGGAGGCCTGGGAGGACCATCAACTGTGTATGCAGATGATTACGGACGTCTTGATGTATATG GATCGAGTCGTTGTGGGTCGGAAGGTTTCTATCTATTCTGCTGCCATGGCGTTGTTTCGTGACCACGTCTTGCGATCGTCAATACAATCCGACGAGGCAACGACGGTTGACGATGTGCTTAAATCCACGGTGTTGTTCATGATCCAGTTGGAGCGGTCTGGGCATATGGTTGATCGGCCTTTGATCCGCCACTGCATTTACATGTTGGAGGGTTTATATGAAACggaggcagaagaggagTCTTCCAAGCTCTACTTGACCTCATTTGAGCCGGAATTTCTCGAAACCAGCACAGCTTTCTACCAGGCCGAGGGTAAACGACTGTTGGGGACGGTAGATGCGGCCACTTTCTGCGGTGTTGCCTTTGATCGAATagcggaggagaaggaacgATGTCTCTATACGCTATCCCACCTTAGCGAGCCCAAGATCAAGGACGTGCTGGACAATGAATTGATACGCAATAATCTTGCCGAAGTCATCAATTTCGAGGGGACCGGAGTTCGAGTCATGCTGGATCATGACCGAATAGACACCCTGAGTAAAGTTTATGCACTCAGCGCACGGGTTGATCCAAAAAAGCCTCATCTAACCGCGGCGATACAGAAGCGTGTCGTAGAGATGGGACGAGAGATCAATGCTGCATCAACTGCATTCTCACAGGCATCCACGACCGCGAAGTCGACTGGAGCAGATGCAGGCCAGAAAAGGGATAAAGAcaaggagagggagaaggagaaggagaaggagaaggagaaggagaaggagaaagaaaagcccgTGAACCAACTGACGACATCTGCCATCAAATGGGTCGATGACATCCTAGCCCTTAAGAAGAAGTTCGATGATATCTGGAAGGGCGCGTTTCAGTCTGATCAAGTGCTACAGAGCGCGATTACGGCCAGTTTCTCCGATTTCATCAACTCTACTCCACGAAGCTCAGAGTTCCTCTCGCTTTTCTTCGACGAAAACCTCAAGAAAGGTATCAAGGGGAAAACAGAAACTGAGGTTGATACCCTGCTGGATAGCGGGATCACACTTCTGCGCTACATCAAAGACAAGGATCTCTTTGAGGCCTACTACAAAAAGCATCTCTCCCGCCGACTGCTCATGAAGCGATCGGTGAGCATGGATGCAGAGCGGCAAATGATCtcaaagatgaagatggaggttGGCAATCAGTTCACTCAACGATTAGAAGCCATGTTTAGGGATATGACGATATCGGAGGAACTAACCGGCAGTTACAAGCAACACGTACAAAGGATGGGCGATCCCGATCAAAAGCGGCTTGACCTGGATATTAATGTCCTCACCAGCACCATGTGGCCAATGGAGATCATGTCGAGTACTAGAGACGGTCACATTGAGCCTCCATGCATTTTCCCTAAGGAGGTCGAAATCGTCAAGCAAAGCTTTGAGAAATTCTATTTGAGCAAGCATAGCGGCCGAAAGCTTTCCTGGCAATCTAGCATGGGCACAGCAGACATTCGAGCAACTTTCCAGAAGTCAAATGGTAAGACGCAGCGCCATGAATTGAATGTGTCGACCTATGCTATGGTTGTTCTTCTACTTTTCAATGACGTGCCCACGGGCGAGTCTCTCACGTATGAGGAGATTCAGGCGCGCACGCGCATCCCTGATAACGATCTTATCCGAAACCTGCAATCCCTAGCTGTTGCACCTAAGACTCGAGTCCTGAAGAAGGATCCTATGAGCAAAGACGTGAAACCCACTGATAAGTTCTACTTCAACAATGACTTCCAGAGCCCATTCTTGAAGGTACGTATTGGTGTGGTTAGCGGCAGTGGGAACAAAGTCGAGAACCAGGATCAGAGAAAGGAAACTGAAAAGAAGATGAGCGAGGAGCGTGGTGCTAGCATTGAGGCTGCCGTTGTACGGATCATGAA GCAACGCAAGAAGCTGATTCACTCAAATCTGATCAGCGAAGTTCTTGGTCAGCTATCCACTCGATTTGTTCCGGACGTCAACATGGTCAAACGACGGATTGAAAGTCTGATTGACCGCGAATACCTCGAGCGTATCGCCGAGGAACCCCCTACGTACGGCTACGTTGCATGA